A segment of the Fibrobacter succinogenes subsp. succinogenes S85 genome:
GCTCTGGCTTCCTGAGCAACCGGTAAGGGCCGCGAGGGCGAGCGTTAAAGAACATGCGAATATTTTAGCCTTCATCGGGGCTTCTCCTATGATTGATATTCCGCGCTAAAATTACATTCTGGTTTATTAAAAAGTTCTTGCATCCGCAAAAAAACTTTTTTTACTTGCTTATGTATATGGAATAGTGTAGATTAAAATTGTGTATAGGAAGGTTTTTTATGAATCTTTTTCTAAAAAAATCAAGTTTTATAGGAATTTTTTCCTTCCTGCTTCCGTTGTCTAGCGCTTTTGCCGGCAACGTTGAATACCATTTGAATAAATCTGCCAATCCGACTCAAGATGAACTCGAAGCTTATGCGCTAATCGAAGCCGCAATGGATTCGGCGGTTTATTTGTACAATAAGTATTCTGACCTTTCTAAACATATCGAAGTTTATTATAGCACGGGCGTTCCCACAGCCGAGGCTAGCAGTAATGGAGACCTGCGTTTTGGCAAGGATCGCAATTATATGTACGTAGGCACCGCTATGCACGAAATGGCGCATACCATGGGCATGGGTACGACATCAGAGTACAAGGCTATGATAGATGGGGGCGTTTTCAAGGGCGAAAAGGCTCAAAAGCTCATCAAGGAAATTGATGGGCCGGATGCTGTACTCAAAGGCGACAGCCAGCATTTTTGGCCGTATGGCATCAATTACAAGAGTGAAGTCCATTCCGAACAGGATTTGATCAATCACGTGAAAATCGTGAACGCGATGTATCAGGACATTTTCAAGGAAGCGTTCTACATGCAGGGGAGGGTAAAATCTCTTTCTGAAAAAAAGTGCATGGGAATTACTTCTTCGAATACGCTTGAACTTATGGACTGTGCCGATACGGCGACTTTTGTCAAAATCTATTCAATGGGCGATAAACCGGTGACGTATCGTTTTCAGCTCGGGAACCGTGTAATCGATATCCCGAATGAATCCACTGCGGCTGGTATTAAGGCTTCAACGTACGGCTATAATGGCGGAGCGCACCAAAAGTACCAACTTGAAGATGCTGGGGTAAACACTCCGAACGCATTTCTTCTCAGAAACTACAAGAGTGGGCTTTATCTGCAAGCTGTCGGGAAAGATGTTGTGCAGAATCCAATGCCTTCGCGCTCCGATGATTTCATCTGGAAAATTGAAGAACAACGTGCTGATTCTGCGGACAAGCCTGTATCCATTTCAAAGCGCCGAGTTCCAAACAAGAATTTGGAAGAATCAATGCCAGAACGTTTGTTTGACGCTCTCGGGCGAGCCGCCGGCAAGATCCGTCGCGGTGTAACGTCGAAACTTTTGAAAAGCAAATAATTAAAATTTCACAGGATACTTCGTGGCTATTCGCCACTCAGTATGACGATGAAGCAAAAAAAAGACCGCTCATAAGCGGTCTCTTTTGAATTCTGTTTTTCGAGATTAGAATGCGTCTGTTGCTGCTTCACTTGCTTCTGCAACAGCTTCTGCAGTCGGAGCAACTTCTGCAACGGATGCCTTTACGGCATCTGCAGTCACATCATTTGCGCCCTTTTCCACCATCGTAAGCTTATGTTCCTTAAAACGGTTCATAGCAATCGTCGTCGGCTTTTGAGAAAGCTGAATGTAACCCGACTTGGCTTGATTGTTAATGAAGCGGGCTTCATGAGCCATCATGACAACGGCGCGGAAAACCGAGCCCTGGCATTCTTCACTAGCATAGATATCGTCAAGATAAACTCTTTGAGATTCAGCCATTAGGTACCTCGAAAAATTTTTAGAAGAGGGAGAGGGATTCGAACCCTCGTTACCGTAAGGTAAACACGCTTTCCAAGCGTGCGCCTTCAACCACTCGGCCATCCCTCCGTTAGGATGACCTCCATTGAGGAGGTGCGCCAATAATAACTTTTATTTTTTCGTTTGTCAAGGGTTTTGGGCTAAAAAATCAAAAAAAGTGAAATTTTTTAGGGATTTTAAGATTTTTTAGCCGCAAATATAGCCCTACAACTTGCTCAGCTCATCCCATACAACTTGCATCAAGGGTTCCAACGTTTTCGGTGTGAAATCGAACTTGATGTTTGCTGTTGCGAAGAGCTCTGGGATCGGACGGCTGCTGCCCAGGCTTTCGGCCTTGAACAAGTCGTCGATTGCCTTCTGCGGGTCCTTCTTGAAGTTTGCCCAGACCTGCAAAGCGCCAATCTGTGCGATGCCGTATTCAATATAGTAGAACGGGCATTCGAAGAGATGGAGCTGCTTTTGCCACAGGTTTCGGCGAACAGCTTCAAGTCCGGAGTAGTCCACCCCGGCATCGTAGCGATCCATGATTTCGCTCCAGATATCGCTTCTATCTTCGGCGGTATGTTCCGGGAAGTTGTACAGACGATGCTGGAAACTGTCGATACTTGCAACCCACGGGAATAGCCAAATCACGTCGGCGAGTTCGCCTTCGGTG
Coding sequences within it:
- a CDS encoding RICIN domain-containing protein; the encoded protein is MNLFLKKSSFIGIFSFLLPLSSAFAGNVEYHLNKSANPTQDELEAYALIEAAMDSAVYLYNKYSDLSKHIEVYYSTGVPTAEASSNGDLRFGKDRNYMYVGTAMHEMAHTMGMGTTSEYKAMIDGGVFKGEKAQKLIKEIDGPDAVLKGDSQHFWPYGINYKSEVHSEQDLINHVKIVNAMYQDIFKEAFYMQGRVKSLSEKKCMGITSSNTLELMDCADTATFVKIYSMGDKPVTYRFQLGNRVIDIPNESTAAGIKASTYGYNGGAHQKYQLEDAGVNTPNAFLLRNYKSGLYLQAVGKDVVQNPMPSRSDDFIWKIEEQRADSADKPVSISKRRVPNKNLEESMPERLFDALGRAAGKIRRGVTSKLLKSK